GCACGTCCCGCACCCCGTACAACGCCGCGAACAACCGGAGATTCTCTAGCGCGCTGAGGCCGCCGTACAGCATGGGTTCGTGCCCGACGAATCCGACGGCGCCCCGCGCCGCCGGCTCGGCCCAGGGATCGTGTCCGTGAATCCGGACGCGCCCGCGGGAAGGCCGCAGGGACGCAGCCAGCACGCGCAGCAATGTGGATTTCCCGGCGCCGTTCGGCCCGAGGATCGCGAGCCCGCCGCCCGGCGGAACGTCGAGCGTCGTCCCCCGAAGCACGCGCGCGCGCCCGTACGATCTCCAGACGTCGTCCGCGGCAACCGCGGGCTCGGCCACGCGGCGGTCCTAGTTCGCCGGCTCCCGGCTCCCGGCGAGCGCGGCGACCTCAACCGGATCGAACAGGAAGAACGGATAGTCGCGGTATCCGGCCGCGCCTCCCGCGTCGGCGCCGTCAAGTACCGCCAGACGCGCGTCGACGCGCGCACGTTCAGGCGCGAGGGACGAAGCAAGCTCGACGTTGATCTCGCGGATCCGCCGCGTCGCCGCCCGGCGGTCCGGGCCCGGGCGCATCGTCTCGACCTCGCCGATGAGACGCCACTTCTCGTCCACGAGGCGCCGCTGCGCGTCAGTCGCGCCCTCGAGGTGCCGGTCCGGGTTGTGTCGGTAGTCCGACTGGAGTCGTTCGAGCCGACGGCGTTCCTCACCCGTGGCCTCCGCGGGCAACGGCAGGTGCAGCGTCGCCGTTGCGACCAGGTACGGCACGGGACGGCATCCGAACAGATCCGCTATGATCGCGTCCGTGACGCGATCATAGCGCCCCCCGCCCACCCCGTGAATGAACAGGTCGCCGAGGCACAGGCGCGCGAACATCGTCAGCGTGATGGCCTTTGGCCGCAGCGCCACGCCCGCTTCGGCCAGCGCGTCCGCACCGGACGCGTCCGCCGGAACGCTCGCGATGGGGCCCGACGACGTGCGGAGCTCGAGCCGGGCGCCCGCGCGCGACACGTAGAGATCGTTCCGCCTGCCCCCGCGCACCACCCAGAACGGCGCCTCGATCAGCGCCCCGTCCTCCGCGAGGTTGGGGAACGGGTTCGCGGGCGACCGCAGGCGACGCGCCCGCCGGTGGGCGTCAAGCTGGGCGTTGTATGAACGCCGTAGCACGTCCGGCTCGCGCAGCAGATGCAGCGCGAACGCGCGGAACTCCGGGGTCTCCGCGAGCACGGACATGGGCAGCTCGAGATACGCCGGCGCGCCCGCGCCGGCCTCGTAACCCCGCCGGAGGCGCGCTAGGAACTCCCCAAGGTGGTGCGACGTCCGGGCCTCCCGCACCCCTTGCGCCCACGTGTCCAAGTGCGCGAGGAGCCCGGGCACCGGCACGGCCGCCAGATGTCCCCGGACGCGACCGAGGAATCCCGCCCAGGCGGCAGTGGCCGGGACCGCCGCGGCCTCGAGCGGGACGTCGCCAGGAAGATCCACGAGCGTTTCACGCACGCGTACAAGCCGATCGTGCTGCGCGGGTACGTCGGCACCGATCGGCCCCGTCGCGTCGGTGTCGACAATCAGGTGGAGCGCGGCCGCGCTGGTCTCGCGCGCGATCCGCGTCAGCAGGAAATACTTGACCCAGACACCGGGGTGGAACAGCACGGGCTGGTGGCCCATGACGACGAGCGCCTGCGCGGGGTCGGGCGCGGCCCCACCCGTGTAGTCCGCCGCGAGCCGGAGCGCACGCGCGCGCACGCGCCGCCGGAACTCGGCGAGCGGGACGCCCAGCACCTCGACCCCGTTCCACCTTACCGCGTGCGATGCTGCGAGCAGGCTGGGGACGCGATCGAGTCCGGGCGCGATCAACACCTCGCCCGAGCGCTCGGGGATCGTGTAGTCGAGCGTCGCCGTGGCCGGCTCGCCGGTCACAACAGGTCCCCCAGCCCGCGCAGCCCAATCGCCTCTTTGCTGGCGAACGCCTCCCCGTAGGGTCGGCGAATGCGGCTGCCCCAATAGTGGTTCACGGTGCGGATGGCGTCGAGGACGCCAAGATTGCCGCGGTCTTCGTTGAACTGCGTTCGGTAACACGCGATGGCGCCGAGTTTACGATCGATCTGGTCGGTGATGTCGAGGACGAAGGCGGGATCCACGTGGAGCCGGTAGTGCGTACAGAAGAAATGCAGGATCCGCGGCACGTAGAACGGCTCGCCCCGCATCTCCGTCTTCGTCAACTTCCCGTAGAACCGCGCCGCCTCGGCGAGGTGTTCAGCGGCGACGTGGTCCGGGTGCGCGTCCACCCAATACGGGATGAAGAGGATCTCCGGACGCACCTCGCGGATCACCTCGGCCACGGCCATTCGGTTCTCGACGGTGTCGGCGAGGTAACGGTTTGGCAGCGGAAGCGTGATCCGGCGGGCGACGCCGAGCGCGCGCGCGGCCGCCTCGCCTTCCTCGCGGCGCCGTTCGGGCGTGCCCATCGGCGTCGGTTCGCCGTTCGTCAAGTCCAAGAGCGTGACGTGGTGCCCCTGCTGTCCGAGCGCCGCTATCGTGCCGCCCATCCCGATCTCGGCGTCATCGGGATGAGCGCCGATCACGAGAAACTCCGCCATCGGCTCACCTCACGATCGATGGTCGACAGGTAGTACGTCCGCCGGGCGGCGGGATCGTCGAGCCCGCCCCAGAACCGGCGATTGGGATTCTTGTAGATGCGGGGCACCGGAATCTCGGTCACGGTCAGCCCGAACCGCGCCGCCTGGAGCCACACCTGCAGCGGCAACCCGTAGCTCCGTTCGTCGAGCCGCATGCGCGCGAGCCCCGGCACCCGATACGCCTTAAAGCCGCACCACGCGTCCGTCAATTGGTAGCCCGTCAACTCGTTGATGATCCGGGTGATCTCTTCGTTGAGCTGACGGCGATCCGGCGGCGCGTCGTCGCGGCGACCCGGTGTGTCAGGATGGTACCGGCTGCCCGACACGATGTCAAACCGCGCGACCTGCTCGAGAAACCCCGGGATCATGTGTGGCTCGTGCTGCAGATCGCAGTCGATGGTCACTGCCGCGTCGAACCCGCGATCCATGGCGTACCTGAAGCCGTCGATGAGGGACTGCCCGTACCCCTCGTTCTGCGCGTGCGTGAGCACCTCGATCCCCCGGTGCCCCGCCAGGATCGCCGGGGAACCGTCCGTAGAGCCGTCGTCCACGACGAGGATCCGCGCGTCGGTGTGACGCCGCACCTCGTCCAGCACCTGGGCGAGGGTCTCCTCTTCGTTGTAGAGCGGCATGATGATCACCGACCGCATGGGCCTCTCCGGATAAGCACTGAGGAGGAAAACGCCCGAAGTCTCTCACCTATGCCCCGCGACGCCCCGGGGCGTCCGCCGGGGCGCGGGCTCCGCCTACGCCGCGAACGCCGCCGCGGCAGCGTCTGCGGTGCGGCGCACGTCGTCGACCGTGTGGGCGAGCGACACGAACCATGCCTCGAACTGCGAGGGTGGCACCATGATGCCGCGGGCGAGGAGCCCGTGAAACAACCGGGCGTACCGTGCGGTGTCGGCGCGCTGCGCGGAGGCGGCGTCGGTGACCGGGGCGTCGGCGCAGAACGGCGTGAGCATCGAGCCGACCCGGTTCACGACGAGCGGGACGCCGGCACGGCGAGCGGCGGCGGAGAGCCCGTCGGCCAGGGCCGCGCCGAGTCCGTCGAGGCGCCGATACGCCGCGTCGTCGAGGAGTTGGAGCGTCTCGAGCCCGGCGCGCATGGCCACCGGGTTGCCGGACAGCGTGCCCGCTTGATACGCGGGCCCGAGCGGCGCCACCACCTGCATAACGTCCCGCCGACCCCCGTACGCGCCGACCGGAAAGCCGCCGCCGATCACTTTGCCGAGGCAGGTGAGGTCGGCGCGCAGATGATAGCGCGCCTGCGCTCCGCCGCGGGCGACCCGGAATCCGGTGATCACCTCGTCAAAGATCAAGACCGCGCCCGTCGACCGGCACAGATCGCGAAGCGATTCGAGGAAACCCGGGGCCGGCGGCACGACGCCCATGTTCCCCGCGACTGGCTCGACGATCACCCCGGCGATCTCGGCGCCGTGACGCTGGAACGCCGCGCGCGCCGCTTCTGCGTCGTTGAACGGCAGCACCAGGGTGAGCGCGGCCAGCTCCTCGGGCACGCCCGCGCTCGCCGGCACGCTCCCGTCGGCCGAGCCCCCGGACGCCGACGATGCGTGCGCAAGCGTCATCATCCCGGAGCCCGCCTTCACCAGCAGCGCGTCCGCGTGCCCGTGGTAGCATCCGTCAAACTTCACCACATAGCGGCGGCCCGTCGCGGCGCGCGCCACGCGGAGCGCGCTCATCGTCGCCTCGGTGCCGGAACTGACCATGCGCACCATCTCGATCGACGGGATCGCCTCGGTGACGGCGCGCGCCATCGCCAGCTCAAGCGGAGTCGGTGCGCCGAAGCTGCTTCCGAACGCCGTCGTCTCGACGACACCGCGCACCACCGCGGGATGCGCGTGGCCGGCGATCAACGGACCCCAGGACGCCACGTAGTCCACATACTCGCGACCGTCCGTATCCCACACGCGCGCGCCGGCGCCCCGCACGAGGAACGGCGGCACGCCGCCCACCGCGCGGTAGGCGCGCACCGGACTGTTCACGCCGCCCGGCATCAACCGGCAGGCCTCGGCGTAGAGCGTCTCGGAGCGCGTCGCAGGGGCGCGGTCCGGCACGCCGCTTCTGGTCCCGTCCGGCGTCCGGGCCGCCCCGCTCATCCCCGGCGCAGCCGCTCCGCGGCAGCCCCCGCGTAGTAGGTCAGGATGAGATCCGCCCCCGCGCGCCGAATCGCCGTGAGCACCTCCAGCATCGCGCGCTCCTCGTCGAGCCACCCGCGTGCGGCGGCGGCCTTGAGCATCGCGTACTCACCGCTCACGTGGTACGCGGCGGTCGGCAGGCCGAACTCGGCCTTGACGCGTGCCAGCACGTCCAAGTACGGCAGCGCCGGCTTGACCATCACGAGATCCGCACCCTCCTCGATGTCGAGCCGCGCTTCCCGTACCGCCTCTTCCACGTTCGCGGGATCCAGCTGGTATCCTCGGCGGTCCCCGAACCGCGGCGCCGACTCCGCCGCATGGCGAAACGGCTCGAAGAACGCGGACGCGTACTTCGCCGCATACGCGAGCACGACCACGTCGTGATGGCCCCGGCCGTCGAGCGCGCGGCGAATCGCGCCGACCTGCCCGTCCATCATGCCCGACGGCGCGACGACATCGGCGCCGGCGTCCGCGTAGGATAGCGCGATCCGCGTGTAGGCGTCCACCGTGGCGTCGTTGTCGACCGTCTCGCCCCGCAGCACGCCGCAGTGTCCGTGGGCGGTGTACTCGCACAGGCACACGTCACCCACCAGCACGAGCCGGTCCCCGACCTCCGCGCGCACCCGACGACATGCCTGCTGCACCACGCCGTCGGGGTCCCACGCGCCCGAGCCGGTCTCGTCCTTGTGCGCGGGGATGCCGAAGAGCATCACGGCCGGGATGCCGATCTCGGACAGCCGCCCGCACTCTTCCACAAGACTCGACAACGTATGCTGCCACTGTCCCGGCATCGCCTCCAGTGCCGCGGGGCGCGACAGCCCCTCCTTGACAAAGAGGGGCGCGATCAAATCGGTCGGGCCGAGGACGGTCTCGCGCACCATGTCGCGCAGGATCGCGGTCCGGCGAAGCCGGCGCATGCGGTGGAGCGGAAACGTCATGACGATCAGGCTCCTTCCCTCGCTCGTGCTGTGACTGTTCGAACGTGGACACCCCGGTCGGGGCCGCTCCGGCGCCTCCCCCGCTAGTCGGCCGGGGCGGACCGCGCCGGCCCGTTGCCGCCGCCGCGGGAGACACCGCCGAGCGTGGCCCGCAGGGCGGCGACGAGCCCCATCATCGTGTAGTGGTCGGCGACGAGCCCGATCCGGAACCCGCACGACCGCGCGCTCGCCGCGGTCACCGGGCCGATGCACGCGACCAATGTCGCGTCCAAGACGCGACCGGCGTCCGCTCCCAACAACTCGACGAAGTTCCGCACAGTCGAGGAGCTCGTGAACGTCACCGCATCCACCCGCTCCGCGACGAGCCGCCGGCGCACTTCGAGCGCGTGTTCGCGCTCGACCTCGGTGCGATATGCCGGCACGACATCCACGAGCGCGCCGCGGGCGCGCAGCCCGTCGGGCAGCGCGTCGCGCGCGACCGCCGCACGCGGCAGCAGCACCCGGACGCCGCGAAGGTCCACCCCGGTCAACGCCTCCACCAGCGCCTCGGCGCGGAATTCCGCCGGCGCCAGATCGACGGCCAGCCCCGCGGACTGCAACGCGTCCGCCGTCCCGGGTCCGATGGATGCCAGCCGCGCGCCGCGGAGCGCGCCCGGGTCGCGCCCGAGCGCGCGCATCCGATCGCACAATGCCGCGACGCCGTTCCGGCTCGTGAACACGATCCAGCCGTACTCCGCCAATCGTGCGATCGCCCCGTCCAGCGGCGCGAAGTCGTCTGGCGGAACGATCCGGATCGTCGGGAACTCCACTACTTCCGCCCCCTCAGCCTCGAGCATCGCGCGAAGCGTCCCGGCCTGCGCACGCGCCCGGGTGACAACGATGCGTCGCCCGGCGAGCGGGCGGGACGCCTCGATCACGGCACGCGCCCCGGACCGGAGAGCACGGCCGATTCCCCGTCTGCGCGCGCGTTCAGCACGCCCGCCGCGCCGGCCAGCAACTGGTCCGCGACCGCCGTCCCCAGCCATTGGGCGGCGCCCACCGGACCGCTGGCGATGTGTCGCCGGACCGCGCTCCCGTCCTCGCGCGCGATGAGCCCCTCCAGCGCGATGCGCCCGTCTCGCACCCGGGCGAGCGCTCCCGCAGGCGCGCGGCAGCCGGTTTCGAGTCGCGCCAAGAAGGCCCGCTCCGCCGTGATCGCCTCGTGAGTGTCCGCATCGTCGAGGACGGCGAGCAGTCCGCGGAGCGCCCCATCGTCCCGCCGGGTTTCCACGGCGAGCGCGCCCTGCGCCGGCGCGGGCAGCATCACCTCTGGCGGCAGCCACTCGGTGATGCGATCCTGCCAGCCCAGCCGGACCAGTCCCGCACCCGCGAGGCAGATCGCATCGCACTCGCCCCGCGCCATCTTGGTCAGCCGGGTGTCGACGTTTCCCCGGATCGGCACCAGCACGAGATCCGGGCGGTACGCCAGGATCTGCGCCGTACGCCGGGGACTGCTCGTCGCAATCCGCGCACCCGCGGGGAGGTCGGCCAGGCCGGCGCCGCTTCTGGAGATCAGCACGTCACGTGGCTCGGTCCGGCGCAGCACCGCACCGAGCACCAGCGCCGGGTGGAGCTCCGTCGGAAGATCTTTCGCACTGTGCACCGCGAGATCGCACCGCCCCTCGGCCAGCGCCGCCTCGAGCTCCTTTGCGAAGAAGCCGACACCGTCGAACCGTTCCAGCGGCACGTCCGGCGCGCGATCGCCGGCCGTCTTGACGATCACCGTCTCCACGGTGACCGCCGGGTGCACCTGCGTGAGCGCATCGACGACGAGCTGGGTCTGTCGCAGGCTCAACCGGCTCCCGCGTGTGCCGACGCGCAGCCGCCGAGCGATCATCGCCCCTCCCCCGCGCTCTCGGCGCCCGGCGCCTCGGGCGCGACACGACCGGACTCCGCGGCGGCCACCAACGCCGCGATCGGTCGGTGCAACAACTTGTTGACGACACGGTGGAGCACGGCCCGCACCACAGCCTCTTCGTCCGCGCTGAGCGCCGCGAGCCGCGCGCGGGCCCGGTCCCACTCGCACGCGAGGATCGCGTCGGCGTCCGCGCGCGCCTCCGCAATCAGCGCGGCCGCGCCCCGACCCGCCCGCTCGCGGAGAAACCGCTGCGCGTCATCTTCGATGAGGGCCTCCGCCCGCTGCACTCCCGCGGTCCCGGCGCCCCGCTCGCTTGGAATCGCGATTAGGTCATCGATGTCGTACAGGTGCACGCCCGGAAGCCGGCCGGCCGCTGGGTCCACGTTGCGCGGGACGGCGATGTCGATCACCACAAGCGCGGTCGCGCGAGCCGAGCACGCGGCGGCGACCGCCGCCGCATCCAGGATCACGCCGGGCGCGC
Above is a genomic segment from bacterium containing:
- a CDS encoding ATP-binding cassette domain-containing protein; protein product: MAEPAVAADDVWRSYGRARVLRGTTLDVPPGGGLAILGPNGAGKSTLLRVLAASLRPSRGRVRIHGHDPWAEPAARGAVGFVGHEPMLYGGLSALENLRLFAALYGVRDV
- the bshB1 gene encoding bacillithiol biosynthesis deacetylase BshB1 yields the protein MAEFLVIGAHPDDAEIGMGGTIAALGQQGHHVTLLDLTNGEPTPMGTPERRREEGEAAARALGVARRITLPLPNRYLADTVENRMAVAEVIREVRPEILFIPYWVDAHPDHVAAEHLAEAARFYGKLTKTEMRGEPFYVPRILHFFCTHYRLHVDPAFVLDITDQIDRKLGAIACYRTQFNEDRGNLGVLDAIRTVNHYWGSRIRRPYGEAFASKEAIGLRGLGDLL
- a CDS encoding glycosyltransferase family 2 protein; protein product: MRSVIIMPLYNEEETLAQVLDEVRRHTDARILVVDDGSTDGSPAILAGHRGIEVLTHAQNEGYGQSLIDGFRYAMDRGFDAAVTIDCDLQHEPHMIPGFLEQVARFDIVSGSRYHPDTPGRRDDAPPDRRQLNEEITRIINELTGYQLTDAWCGFKAYRVPGLARMRLDERSYGLPLQVWLQAARFGLTVTEIPVPRIYKNPNRRFWGGLDDPAARRTYYLSTIDREVSRWRSFS
- the hemL gene encoding glutamate-1-semialdehyde 2,1-aminomutase; this translates as MSGAARTPDGTRSGVPDRAPATRSETLYAEACRLMPGGVNSPVRAYRAVGGVPPFLVRGAGARVWDTDGREYVDYVASWGPLIAGHAHPAVVRGVVETTAFGSSFGAPTPLELAMARAVTEAIPSIEMVRMVSSGTEATMSALRVARAATGRRYVVKFDGCYHGHADALLVKAGSGMMTLAHASSASGGSADGSVPASAGVPEELAALTLVLPFNDAEAARAAFQRHGAEIAGVIVEPVAGNMGVVPPAPGFLESLRDLCRSTGAVLIFDEVITGFRVARGGAQARYHLRADLTCLGKVIGGGFPVGAYGGRRDVMQVVAPLGPAYQAGTLSGNPVAMRAGLETLQLLDDAAYRRLDGLGAALADGLSAAARRAGVPLVVNRVGSMLTPFCADAPVTDAASAQRADTARYARLFHGLLARGIMVPPSQFEAWFVSLAHTVDDVRRTADAAAAAFAA
- the hemB gene encoding porphobilinogen synthase, with translation MTFPLHRMRRLRRTAILRDMVRETVLGPTDLIAPLFVKEGLSRPAALEAMPGQWQHTLSSLVEECGRLSEIGIPAVMLFGIPAHKDETGSGAWDPDGVVQQACRRVRAEVGDRLVLVGDVCLCEYTAHGHCGVLRGETVDNDATVDAYTRIALSYADAGADVVAPSGMMDGQVGAIRRALDGRGHHDVVVLAYAAKYASAFFEPFRHAAESAPRFGDRRGYQLDPANVEEAVREARLDIEEGADLVMVKPALPYLDVLARVKAEFGLPTAAYHVSGEYAMLKAAAARGWLDEERAMLEVLTAIRRAGADLILTYYAGAAAERLRRG
- a CDS encoding uroporphyrinogen-III synthase, producing the protein MIEASRPLAGRRIVVTRARAQAGTLRAMLEAEGAEVVEFPTIRIVPPDDFAPLDGAIARLAEYGWIVFTSRNGVAALCDRMRALGRDPGALRGARLASIGPGTADALQSAGLAVDLAPAEFRAEALVEALTGVDLRGVRVLLPRAAVARDALPDGLRARGALVDVVPAYRTEVEREHALEVRRRLVAERVDAVTFTSSSTVRNFVELLGADAGRVLDATLVACIGPVTAASARSCGFRIGLVADHYTMMGLVAALRATLGGVSRGGGNGPARSAPAD
- the hemC gene encoding hydroxymethylbilane synthase, with the protein product MIARRLRVGTRGSRLSLRQTQLVVDALTQVHPAVTVETVIVKTAGDRAPDVPLERFDGVGFFAKELEAALAEGRCDLAVHSAKDLPTELHPALVLGAVLRRTEPRDVLISRSGAGLADLPAGARIATSSPRRTAQILAYRPDLVLVPIRGNVDTRLTKMARGECDAICLAGAGLVRLGWQDRITEWLPPEVMLPAPAQGALAVETRRDDGALRGLLAVLDDADTHEAITAERAFLARLETGCRAPAGALARVRDGRIALEGLIAREDGSAVRRHIASGPVGAAQWLGTAVADQLLAGAAGVLNARADGESAVLSGPGRVP